The following proteins are co-located in the Acanthochromis polyacanthus isolate Apoly-LR-REF ecotype Palm Island chromosome 7, KAUST_Apoly_ChrSc, whole genome shotgun sequence genome:
- the gle1 gene encoding mRNA export factor GLE1 yields the protein MPSENLRWTTLEALKNSPKGKISFDPYWSERGEHILAGCKDVLSLSPHSAVILERLGSLPLQQSSFLSSSSGDSSPGPSEESPASVSSTGSVSDINTRNVLLSAAPSLKNERDQTSSDETKDENPEEDVSEVSSPVSLPSISLLSPKAMETAGRIIRFEEEHREKAKLALRLRQEAQEKLVVSVANAESEQLKRFEELTELKQRQELQSMKDMMDRETKESMGRQEKLKEEQRHRTKIMNLRVREAEQQRLREAELEKQRQTEGRERLRALNTIQEEILQLNRLLEPSSQTRTELPSSSISSYSTRGNQLCSQVSEVVRKTAEGEFPSVEDMTAAERALHEMRALIRLMQEEAAKAQEKKKEEEEREEQRRKQAELQAQQEAQKKATQAAKEKAQRRGLQNSAEQATLKWFKELQDSAARCTQSFEQLNSPKDAQTKKLKLELQKAATIPISQIASNSGSQLREIFDKIDKLLSGRPVVSGGKPVSTSMHPQGLDFVGYKLAEKFVKQGEEEVASHHEAAFPIAVVASGVWELHPQVGDWILAHLHKKCPYAVPHYPPMKEGTPVEEYQRILGYRVDDSGVEGQDSFLKRMSGMIRLYAAIIQLRWPYGSKQAAAPHGLNHGWRWLAQMLNMEPLADITATLLFDFLEVCGNALMKQYQIQFWKLILLLKDEYFPRIEAVTSSGQMGSVIRLKQFLETSLQSRQISPPKGQLSATFWRS from the exons ATGCCGTCAGAAAATCTACGATGGACAACTTTAGAGGCCTTAAAAAATTCACCGAAGGGCAAAATAAGTTTCGACCCGTACTGGTCGGAACGAGGAGAG CACATCCTGGCCGGATGTAAAGACGTCCTCAGCTTGTCTCCTCACTCGGCCGTCATATTAGAGCGTCTCGGTTCGCTGCCTCTCCAGCAATCCTCTTTTCTGAGCTCCAGCTCCGGAGACTCGAGTCCCGGTCCGTCGGAGGAGAGCCCAGCCTCCGTTTCCTCCACAGGATCCGTCTCCGACATCAACACCAGGAACGTCTTGCTTTCTGCAGCTCCGTCTCTAAAGAACGAACGAGATCAG ACTTCCAGTGATGAGACGAAGGATGAAAACCCAGAGGAGGACGTCAGCGAAGTTTCCAGTCCGGTGTCGCTTCCCTCCATCTCCTTGCTGTCGCCCAAAGCCATGGAAACGGCCGGACGGATCATCCGGTTCGAGGAGGAACATCGAGAAAAGGCCAAG CTGGCCCTCAGGCTTCGGCAGGAGGCCCAGGAGAAGCTGGTGGTTTCGGTGGCGAACGCCGAGTCGGAGCAGCTGAAACGTTTTGAGGAGCTGACGGAGCTGAAACAGAGGCAGGAGCTGCAGAGCATGAAGGACATGATGGACCGAGA GACTAAGGAGAGTATGGGCCGCCAGGAGAAGCTGAAGGAGgagcagagacacagaacgaag ATCATGAACCTCCGTGTGAGGGAAGCGGAGCAGCAGCGTCTCCGGGAGGCCGAGCTGGAGAAGCAGCGTCAGACGGAGGGCAGGGAGCGGCTCCGGGCCCTCAACACCATCCAGGAGGAGATCCTGCAGCTCAACCGGCTCCTAGAACCGTCCTCCCAGACCAGGACGGAGCTGCCGTCCAGCAGCATCAGCTCCTACAGCACCAGAGGCAACCAGCTGTGCTCGCAGGTGTCCGAGGTGGTCCGAAAGACGGCAGAG ggtGAGTTTCCCAGCGTGGAGGACATGACGGCGGCCGAGCGAGCCCTCCACGAGATGAGGGCGCTGATCCGGCTGATGCAGGAGGAGGCGGCAAAGGctcaggagaagaagaaggaggaggaggagcgggaGGAGCAGCGCAGGAAGCAGGCAGAGCTTCAGGCCCAGCAGGAGGCGCAGAAGAAGGCGACGCAGGCGGCCAAAGAGAAGGCTcagaggagag GCCTACAGAACAGCGCTGAACAGGCGACTCTGAAATGGTTCAAGGAGCTTCAGGACTCGGCTGCTCGCTGCACTCAGTCCTTTGAACAGCTAAACTCCCCGAAAGACGCCCAG ACGAAGAAGCTGAAGCTGGAGCTCCAGAAAGCCGCCACCATCCCCATCAGCCAGATCGCCAGCAACTCGGGATCGCAGCTCCGAGAAATCTTCGACAAGATCGACAAGCTGCTGTCGGGACGTCCGGTGGTCTCTGGAGGGAAGCCGGTGTCGACCTCGATGCATCCTCAGGGGCTGGACTTTGTCGGCTACAAACTGGCTGAGAAGTTTGTG AAACAAGGGGAGGAGGAAGTGGCGTCCCACCATGAAGCAGCGTTTCCCATCGCTGTCGTAGCTTCTGGAGTCTGGGAGCTCCATCCTCAGGTGGGAGATTGGATCCTGGCTCACCTGCACAAGAAATGTCCGTACGCCGTCCCTCATTACCCCCCGATGAAGGAGGGAACGCCGGTGGAGGAGTACCAGAG GATTCTGGGTTACCGTGTGGACGACTCCGGAGTGGAAGGTCAGGACAGTTTCCTGAAGAGGATGTCGGGGATGATCCGACTCTACGCCGCCATCATCCAGCTGAGGTGGCCCTACGGCTCCAAGCAGGCG GCGGCTCCTCACGGTTTGAACCACGGCTGGCGCTGGCTGGCTCAGATGTTGAACATGGAGCCGCTGGCCGACATCACGGCTACGCTTCTGTTCGACTTCCTGGAG GTTTGTGGAAATGCGCTGATGAAACAGTATCAGATCCAGTTCTGGAAActcatcctgctgctgaaaGACGAGTACTTCCCCAG GATTGAAGCGGTGACCAGCAGTGGACAGATGGGCTCTGTCATCAGACTCAAACAGTTTCTAGAG ACGTCCCTGCAGAGCCGACAGATCAGTCCACCTAAAGGCCAGCTGAGCGCCACCTTCTGGAGGTCGTGA